A region from the Phycisphaerales bacterium genome encodes:
- a CDS encoding GxxExxY protein → MSNEYQRGEYSGESRGGRHHRGGGGGGGGGRERRGIPLSELDSTLTDFSRRVIGAAIEVHKTLGPGFDRSVYHAALEAALKEDGLNFHANHDFNVEYKGKPVGKARTDFYVEERFIVEVLARLGDVSAQDRSSARAKLKAGNLDLGLIINFAERRLKDGLVRVLNVDKINADRGISSGDDHDGDHEYDDQA, encoded by the coding sequence ATGTCCAACGAATATCAACGCGGCGAGTACTCGGGTGAGTCACGCGGCGGGCGCCACCATCGTGGAGGCGGCGGTGGTGGGGGAGGCGGTCGCGAGCGTCGCGGCATCCCGCTCTCGGAACTCGATTCGACCCTGACGGATTTCTCGCGTCGCGTCATCGGCGCGGCGATCGAGGTCCACAAGACGCTCGGGCCCGGGTTTGATCGCTCGGTGTATCACGCCGCCCTGGAGGCCGCCCTCAAGGAAGACGGTCTGAACTTCCACGCGAACCACGACTTCAACGTCGAGTACAAGGGCAAGCCCGTGGGCAAGGCCCGCACCGACTTCTACGTCGAGGAGCGATTCATCGTCGAGGTGCTGGCGCGCCTGGGTGATGTCAGCGCCCAGGACCGCTCGTCGGCCCGCGCCAAACTCAAGGCCGGAAACCTCGACCTCGGGCTCATCATCAACTTCGCCGAGCGGCGCCTGAAGGACGGCCTTGTTCGCGTGCTCAACGTGGACAAGATCAACGCGGATCGCGGCATCTCGTCGGGCGACGACCACGACGGCGATCACGAGTACGACGATCAGGCCTAA
- a CDS encoding DUF115 domain-containing protein produces the protein MSTTPDQALVRPDLVPSLDTLERNLRALSIHSPVAARAVAASLPHPEVQWILAADSGVTGVLPAASGRLVRLSSLVDPIAEGEEFASTFDPFIHAAAAVAGFACGHHVRALLDRVGKGGMVIAFEPDVSLLRSLFEHVDLSAWLAHPMLRVVVEADASSVAAAATRAEAILGLGTRLLTHLPSKLRLGESVADFDRALAATVSAVRTNVVTTLVQCETTLRNLLQNADHYATRPGIADLADVHAARPAIVVAAGPSLARNIHLLKDPTLRERVVIIAAQTVLKTLLREGIRPHFVTALDHHEISRRFYEGLTADDVEGVTLVAEPKVNPAVIQAYPGEIRFVRDELLDLVLGEALASDLGGDDPARSVPPGATVAHLSYSFARHMGCDPVVLVGQDLGFTDGQYYAAGAAIHGVWSAELNDFNTLEMMEWERIVRMRSMLRAATDHLGRPIYTDEQMATYLVQFERDFAADASRGLRIIDATEGGVSKQHTRPMPLADAIEFLAPRDAQSLSFSPMPTIDPRERARRLQALQRRVDALREDVTTLASRSRSTADLLREMLDHHADQPRVNRLIARVETIAGQVRAAEHAFRLVEFLNQTGSLRRFRNDRHIALERSLSELERQKRRIERDIDNVTWIADAADQARSMLGDCLGAIAGGPRVTRDASAATHAASTSSDATQLASNHAPDLAIASRPRVAVLIQADTTVGGLGQPRDLAAPIVQGRHALALTLERLARCSSVDTIAIVTPQIEHVRRLTASVEPLLIAAGKRLIIAEADQSLLRDRLHAMRGGRSWSRASWRGGVGRLTVFDEVCCPKILAPIAHELELDAAVLVGPDWPLVDPAIIDALVARHAESPEQHPLTFTQAPPGLAPCLVTTGLLDELAASSGPLASLGVYLGYIPVAPQADPIARSACVSIPSSVRDLHHRFIADAGQSSLAASILRDHAGRHHELTIESIARWCAEHDDQISPAPLPPIIDLRLAAPDVPPISASLIDTLARELSQRPDAALTLLGEPDAADHPRLAEIVEYLRKSGPWPIHVRTRLVDGVFDAERLARLAPDIISIDIPATHPSTYHALTGLDALAQVEEGLNTLDRWADAQAHAAGLPHTWIVPRMTRRDAVYEQIEGFYDMGLMRFGSCVIDPLPAPIPGERIAPLPLPSGAKAALQRSKLVIDPLGHVRDASGTFLGTLGTQRLSTLYRRATTSHESNIPLATAS, from the coding sequence ATGTCCACGACTCCCGATCAAGCCCTCGTGAGGCCCGATCTTGTGCCGAGCCTCGACACGCTCGAACGCAATCTCCGCGCCCTCTCGATCCATTCGCCGGTCGCCGCCCGTGCGGTTGCCGCGAGTTTGCCCCATCCCGAAGTCCAGTGGATACTCGCGGCCGACTCTGGCGTGACCGGCGTGTTACCCGCCGCCTCCGGTCGCCTCGTGCGTCTTTCGAGCCTGGTCGATCCGATCGCCGAGGGAGAGGAGTTCGCGAGCACCTTCGATCCCTTCATCCACGCGGCCGCCGCCGTCGCCGGGTTCGCCTGTGGGCACCACGTCCGCGCCTTGCTCGACCGCGTCGGAAAGGGCGGCATGGTCATCGCCTTCGAGCCGGATGTCTCGCTCCTGCGCTCGCTCTTTGAGCACGTCGATCTCTCGGCCTGGCTGGCGCACCCGATGCTGCGCGTGGTGGTTGAGGCCGACGCCTCCTCCGTCGCCGCCGCCGCCACGCGCGCCGAGGCGATCCTTGGCCTGGGCACGCGCCTGCTCACCCATCTTCCCAGCAAGTTGCGCCTGGGCGAGTCCGTCGCCGACTTTGATCGCGCCCTTGCCGCGACCGTCTCCGCCGTGCGCACCAACGTCGTCACGACGCTCGTCCAGTGCGAGACAACGCTTCGAAATCTCCTCCAGAACGCCGATCACTACGCGACACGCCCGGGCATCGCCGACCTCGCCGACGTCCATGCCGCCCGCCCCGCGATCGTTGTCGCCGCCGGCCCCAGCCTCGCGCGGAACATCCATCTCCTGAAGGATCCAACCCTCCGCGAGCGCGTCGTCATCATCGCCGCCCAGACCGTGCTCAAGACGCTCCTCCGCGAGGGGATCAGGCCGCACTTCGTGACGGCTCTCGATCACCACGAGATCAGCCGGCGCTTCTACGAGGGCCTCACCGCCGACGACGTCGAGGGCGTCACGCTCGTCGCCGAACCCAAGGTCAACCCCGCCGTCATCCAGGCCTATCCAGGCGAGATCCGATTCGTCCGCGATGAACTCCTCGACCTGGTTCTTGGAGAGGCGCTCGCGAGCGACCTCGGCGGCGACGACCCCGCGCGGTCCGTACCCCCCGGCGCCACCGTCGCCCATCTCTCCTACTCCTTCGCGCGACACATGGGCTGCGACCCCGTCGTGCTCGTGGGCCAGGACCTGGGCTTCACCGATGGGCAGTACTACGCCGCCGGCGCCGCGATCCACGGCGTCTGGAGCGCCGAACTCAACGACTTCAACACGCTGGAGATGATGGAGTGGGAACGCATCGTGCGCATGCGATCCATGCTCCGCGCCGCGACCGATCACCTGGGTCGGCCCATCTACACCGACGAGCAGATGGCGACATACCTCGTCCAGTTCGAGCGTGACTTTGCCGCCGACGCCTCGCGAGGCCTGCGCATCATCGACGCGACCGAGGGCGGCGTCAGCAAGCAGCACACGCGCCCCATGCCCCTCGCCGACGCGATCGAGTTCCTCGCTCCGCGCGACGCCCAGTCGCTCTCGTTCTCGCCGATGCCCACCATCGACCCGCGCGAGCGGGCCCGGCGCCTCCAGGCGCTGCAGCGCCGCGTCGATGCGCTCCGTGAAGATGTCACGACGCTCGCGTCACGAAGCCGCAGCACCGCGGACCTCCTCCGCGAGATGCTCGATCATCATGCGGACCAGCCCCGCGTCAACCGCCTCATTGCTCGCGTCGAGACCATCGCTGGCCAGGTCCGTGCCGCCGAGCACGCTTTCCGCCTCGTCGAGTTCCTCAACCAGACCGGCTCGCTCCGCCGCTTCAGGAACGATCGCCACATCGCCCTGGAGCGGAGCCTCAGCGAACTCGAACGTCAGAAGCGGCGCATCGAGCGCGACATCGACAACGTCACCTGGATCGCCGACGCCGCCGATCAGGCCAGGTCGATGCTCGGCGACTGCCTCGGCGCGATCGCCGGCGGCCCGCGCGTCACGCGCGATGCCTCCGCCGCCACCCACGCCGCGTCGACCTCATCCGACGCGACCCAACTCGCGTCGAATCACGCGCCCGACCTCGCCATCGCGTCACGCCCGCGCGTCGCTGTCCTCATCCAGGCCGACACGACCGTCGGGGGGCTCGGCCAGCCACGCGATCTCGCCGCCCCCATCGTCCAGGGGCGTCACGCCCTCGCCCTCACGCTCGAACGCCTCGCCCGGTGCTCGTCTGTCGACACCATCGCGATCGTCACGCCGCAGATCGAGCACGTCCGCCGCCTGACGGCCTCGGTCGAGCCGCTGCTCATCGCCGCCGGCAAACGCCTCATCATCGCCGAGGCCGACCAATCGCTTCTGCGTGATCGCCTCCACGCAATGCGAGGCGGGCGCTCGTGGTCGCGCGCCTCGTGGCGCGGCGGCGTCGGACGGCTCACCGTCTTCGATGAGGTCTGTTGCCCCAAGATCCTCGCCCCCATCGCCCACGAACTCGAACTCGACGCCGCGGTCCTCGTCGGGCCCGATTGGCCCCTCGTCGATCCCGCGATCATCGACGCCCTCGTCGCCCGCCACGCCGAAAGCCCCGAGCAGCACCCGCTGACTTTCACACAGGCCCCGCCCGGCCTCGCCCCATGCCTCGTCACGACCGGGCTCCTCGACGAACTCGCCGCGTCCTCGGGTCCGCTCGCGTCCCTGGGCGTGTATCTGGGCTACATCCCCGTGGCGCCCCAGGCCGACCCGATCGCCCGCAGCGCGTGCGTCTCGATTCCCTCGAGCGTCCGCGATTTGCACCATCGCTTCATCGCCGACGCGGGCCAATCATCCCTCGCCGCGAGCATCCTTCGCGACCACGCCGGGCGCCACCACGAACTCACCATCGAGTCGATCGCCCGCTGGTGCGCCGAGCACGACGATCAGATCTCGCCCGCGCCGCTCCCGCCGATCATCGATCTGCGGCTTGCCGCGCCCGACGTCCCGCCGATCAGCGCCTCGCTCATCGACACGCTCGCGCGAGAGTTGTCGCAGCGTCCCGACGCCGCCCTCACGCTCCTGGGCGAGCCCGACGCCGCCGATCATCCGCGCCTCGCCGAGATCGTTGAGTATCTCCGCAAGTCCGGCCCGTGGCCCATCCACGTCCGCACCCGCCTCGTCGATGGCGTCTTCGATGCCGAGCGCCTCGCCCGCCTCGCGCCCGACATCATCAGCATCGACATCCCCGCCACCCACCCGAGCACCTATCACGCGCTCACCGGCCTCGATGCGCTCGCACAAGTGGAAGAGGGCCTCAACACCCTCGACCGATGGGCCGACGCCCAGGCTCATGCCGCGGGATTGCCCCACACATGGATCGTCCCGCGCATGACTCGCCGCGACGCCGTGTACGAACAGATCGAGGGCTTCTATGACATGGGTCTCATGCGCTTCGGCTCGTGCGTGATCGATCCGCTCCCCGCGCCCATCCCCGGCGAGCGCATCGCGCCGCTTCCGCTTCCCTCTGGCGCCAAGGCCGCGCTCCAGCGCAGCAAACTCGTCATCGATCCCCTCGGGCACGTCCGCGACGCCTCCGGCACCTTCCTCGGCACACTGGGCACACAACGCCTCTCAACCCTGTACCGTCGCGCCACAACCTCACACGAATCCAACATCCCCCTCGCGACGGCGTCATGA
- a CDS encoding SpoIIE family protein phosphatase produces the protein MTDGSLAALCQELTRLSGVVVQLRDASGRLIERDLPTTPGHGAWRLNDAATSPPIEPGSIEIPLLLDEAPIGTIVMGPGNPALPDDARQVLQRALVLLTRTASELCEHELELRHRLKEVGAIYKVSSMLARAVGAERVLETALESVLDAMELDAGAIMLLKQDEDGSRHHPDAQEDENDLYMAASRNLSREWITWNQPLSRGRAFDRVALNGEVVVSEDLAHDPRVLIPDRVAKEGLGATIQCGLIFQERPIGVIRLYSRQPREFSEEDRRLLRSIAHQAAVAVEQARLLQFEREEQRIQRQLQLAADVQRRMLAHKPPDMRGVEIAVRYQPSFELGGDFYDFINLNGHMGVVIGDVVGKGIPAALLMSAVRASLRAHVQRTYDLDDVVSKVNVALCHDTMDNEFASLWYGVIDPATWRLTYCSAGHEPTFVVRAPAHRPPSKADIDELGVGGMVVGVDPSQRYQRAICDLRPRDFIVAYTDGVPDTLNFSGERFGKKRLHEAVLTALKNTPDATAAHVLERIVWEQRQFAGLNTRPDDATIIVIRIGDEAARRA, from the coding sequence TTGACCGATGGCTCACTCGCCGCGCTTTGCCAGGAACTCACCCGCCTCTCGGGCGTGGTGGTCCAACTCCGCGATGCCTCTGGCCGGCTCATCGAGCGTGATCTTCCCACCACCCCAGGACATGGCGCGTGGCGTCTCAATGATGCGGCAACCTCACCTCCCATCGAGCCGGGGTCGATCGAGATCCCACTCCTCCTTGATGAGGCGCCCATTGGCACGATCGTCATGGGCCCGGGCAACCCCGCCCTCCCCGACGATGCGCGACAGGTTCTCCAGCGTGCCCTGGTCCTCCTCACGCGCACGGCCTCTGAACTCTGCGAGCACGAACTCGAGTTGCGTCACCGATTGAAGGAAGTCGGCGCGATCTACAAGGTCAGTTCGATGCTCGCGCGGGCCGTCGGAGCCGAGCGCGTCCTCGAGACCGCCCTCGAGTCCGTACTCGACGCGATGGAACTCGACGCGGGCGCGATCATGCTCCTCAAGCAGGACGAGGACGGCTCACGCCACCATCCCGATGCGCAGGAGGACGAGAACGATCTCTACATGGCCGCCTCGCGCAATCTCTCGCGCGAGTGGATCACCTGGAACCAACCGCTCAGCCGAGGCCGGGCCTTCGACCGTGTCGCGCTCAACGGCGAGGTCGTTGTCTCCGAGGATCTCGCGCACGATCCGCGAGTTCTCATCCCCGATCGAGTCGCGAAGGAGGGTCTCGGCGCCACGATCCAGTGTGGCCTGATCTTCCAGGAGCGCCCCATCGGCGTGATCCGCTTGTATTCGCGACAACCGCGTGAGTTCAGCGAGGAAGACCGGCGCCTGCTCCGCTCCATCGCCCATCAGGCCGCCGTCGCCGTCGAGCAGGCTAGGCTCCTCCAGTTCGAGCGCGAGGAGCAGCGCATCCAGCGCCAACTCCAACTCGCCGCCGACGTCCAGCGTCGCATGCTCGCCCACAAGCCGCCGGACATGCGCGGCGTCGAGATCGCCGTGCGCTACCAGCCCTCCTTCGAACTCGGGGGCGACTTCTACGACTTCATCAATCTCAACGGGCACATGGGCGTCGTCATCGGCGACGTCGTGGGCAAGGGCATCCCCGCCGCCCTGCTCATGTCCGCCGTCCGCGCCAGCCTCCGCGCCCACGTCCAGCGCACCTATGACCTCGACGACGTCGTCTCCAAGGTCAACGTCGCCCTCTGTCACGACACGATGGACAACGAGTTCGCGTCGCTGTGGTACGGCGTGATCGACCCCGCCACCTGGCGGCTCACCTACTGCTCCGCAGGGCACGAGCCGACCTTCGTCGTCCGTGCGCCAGCCCATCGACCCCCGAGCAAAGCCGACATCGACGAGCTCGGCGTCGGCGGCATGGTCGTCGGCGTCGATCCCTCCCAGCGATACCAGCGCGCCATCTGCGACCTCCGCCCGCGTGACTTCATCGTCGCCTACACCGACGGCGTTCCCGACACGCTCAACTTCTCGGGCGAGCGCTTCGGCAAGAAACGCCTCCACGAGGCCGTCCTCACCGCCCTCAAGAACACGCCCGACGCCACCGCCGCGCATGTCCTCGAGCGCATCGTCTGGGAGCAGCGCCAGTTCGCGGGCCTGAACACGCGCCCCGACGACGCCACCATCATCGTGATCCGCATCGGCGACGAGGCCGCCCGCCGCGCCTAG
- a CDS encoding beta-ketoacyl-[acyl-carrier-protein] synthase family protein, with product MGERRVVITGMGCVTPLGVGVDAMWSRLIKGERAFGPVTRYDARTFETNFAAEVKGFDLEAYVRATPAEKTAAFGTRFALVAAQQAWSQAGLDRKAADPARFGMYLGSGEGPQDFDGFSRANLAAWRPETRSIDAKVWAMTSAERFSATSEIEQEPEITLNHLARRFGCRGPAFNCMTACAASTQAIGEAFEIIRYGDADVMFAGGAHSMIHPLGMTGFIRLTAMSTDRDDPSTASRPFDKERGGFVMGEGAGILVLEELGHALARGATPLAELAGYGSSADAFRITDIQPDGLGAQTAMREACTMAGIDPREPDEKGRPRVHYISAHGTGTQENDRIETKAVKGVFGPLAPRVPFSSVKSMLGHLIQAAGAVELMTCVQAIRTGVIPPTMNLTSPDPECDLDYVPNAARDLRAEGGVDVCLSNSFGFGGQNDTACVRRFVK from the coding sequence ATGGGCGAGCGACGCGTCGTCATCACGGGGATGGGATGCGTCACGCCGCTGGGCGTGGGCGTCGACGCGATGTGGTCGCGCCTGATCAAGGGCGAGCGCGCCTTTGGCCCGGTCACGCGGTACGACGCGAGGACCTTCGAGACCAACTTCGCCGCCGAGGTGAAGGGATTCGATCTCGAGGCGTACGTCCGCGCCACGCCGGCGGAAAAGACCGCGGCATTCGGCACACGTTTCGCCCTCGTCGCCGCCCAACAGGCGTGGTCGCAGGCGGGCCTTGATCGCAAGGCTGCCGATCCCGCTCGGTTTGGGATGTACCTCGGCTCGGGCGAGGGGCCGCAAGATTTCGACGGCTTCTCGCGCGCCAACCTCGCCGCGTGGCGGCCCGAGACACGATCGATCGATGCGAAAGTCTGGGCCATGACCTCGGCGGAACGATTCAGCGCCACGAGTGAGATCGAGCAGGAGCCCGAGATCACGCTGAACCACCTCGCGCGGCGATTCGGCTGCCGCGGCCCCGCGTTCAACTGCATGACGGCCTGCGCCGCCTCCACCCAGGCGATCGGCGAGGCGTTTGAGATCATCCGCTATGGCGACGCCGATGTGATGTTCGCGGGCGGCGCCCACTCCATGATCCACCCGCTGGGGATGACCGGGTTCATCCGCCTCACCGCGATGTCCACCGATCGCGACGACCCGAGCACCGCCTCTCGACCCTTCGACAAGGAGCGTGGCGGCTTCGTCATGGGCGAGGGCGCGGGGATCCTCGTCCTCGAGGAACTCGGTCATGCGCTCGCGCGCGGCGCAACCCCGCTCGCCGAACTCGCCGGCTATGGCTCCTCCGCCGACGCCTTCCGCATCACCGACATCCAGCCCGACGGCCTGGGTGCCCAGACGGCGATGCGCGAGGCCTGCACGATGGCCGGGATCGACCCGCGAGAGCCCGATGAGAAAGGCCGCCCGCGCGTCCACTACATCTCAGCGCACGGCACGGGCACACAGGAGAACGACCGCATCGAGACTAAGGCCGTCAAAGGGGTCTTTGGTCCCCTCGCGCCGCGCGTGCCGTTCTCTTCGGTCAAGAGCATGCTCGGGCACCTGATCCAGGCGGCAGGCGCCGTCGAACTCATGACCTGCGTCCAGGCGATCCGCACGGGCGTCATCCCGCCGACGATGAACCTCACTTCGCCCGACCCCGAGTGCGATCTCGACTATGTCCCCAACGCGGCACGCGACCTTCGGGCCGAGGGCGGCGTCGATGTCTGCCTCTCCAACTCCTTCGGCTTCGGCGGGCAGAACGACACGGCATGCGTCCGCCGATTCGTGAAGTGA
- a CDS encoding methionine--tRNA ligase: MRRHRGRATPPAPIMVRTRALRKLRVMGKHYVTTPIYYVNDRPHIGHCYTTLVADADARLARLRLGAAGKVFFLTGTDEHADKVVTSAASHGMAAIQWADRNAAEFERAFRFIKASNDDFIRTTQDRHKMRVTEYVTALMKSGAIYKGTYEGWYDENQEEYLTETVAKEAGYKSPVTGKPLVKRSEACYFFKLSAYQTRLETLFNQNATFVEPEARFNEVRGRLRQGLNDVPVSRPVTDDPATQFGIRVPGDEAHRIYVWIDALFNYLSVVDTDERRAFWPADVHFIAKDILWFHAVIWPAMLMALQDCGGRFAFVELPKTVYCHAYWVREGKKMSKSLGNFVTIEVLEAYAAKFGLDAVRWYLLTQGPLGSTDADFSHAKFVEVYNADLANGIGNCASRVSNMIEKYFGGEMPARDAAHDHADYDFAALARKALGEAERAHDVHDVSSALLAGISLVRSVDSYINTTAPFKLAKTLEQNPAAKAHLATILYTCAEAVRVASVLLSEALIERVPSLWQAWGCTPTSGATLGDLCTFGGAHALKPGSRLTKFEALYMRADPSEAPPA; the protein is encoded by the coding sequence GTGAGGCGGCACCGGGGTCGCGCCACGCCGCCCGCCCCGATCATGGTGCGAACGCGGGCCCTGCGTAAACTCCGCGTCATGGGCAAGCACTACGTCACCACGCCGATCTACTACGTCAATGATCGGCCTCATATCGGACATTGCTACACCACGCTCGTGGCCGACGCCGACGCGAGGCTCGCCCGACTGCGCCTGGGCGCGGCGGGCAAGGTCTTCTTCCTCACCGGGACCGACGAGCACGCGGACAAGGTGGTAACGTCAGCAGCCTCCCACGGCATGGCGGCGATCCAGTGGGCCGATCGCAACGCCGCCGAGTTCGAGCGCGCCTTCCGCTTCATCAAGGCCTCCAACGACGACTTCATCCGCACGACGCAGGACCGGCACAAGATGCGTGTGACGGAATATGTCACGGCTCTCATGAAGTCCGGCGCGATCTACAAGGGGACCTATGAGGGGTGGTACGACGAGAACCAGGAGGAATATCTCACCGAGACGGTCGCGAAAGAGGCGGGATACAAGAGCCCGGTGACGGGCAAGCCGCTCGTGAAGCGGAGCGAGGCGTGCTACTTCTTCAAACTGAGCGCGTACCAGACGCGGCTTGAAACACTGTTCAACCAGAATGCGACGTTCGTGGAGCCCGAGGCGCGCTTCAACGAGGTGCGCGGGCGGTTGCGCCAGGGATTGAACGACGTGCCCGTGAGCCGGCCCGTGACCGACGACCCGGCGACGCAGTTCGGCATCCGCGTCCCCGGCGACGAGGCCCACCGGATCTATGTGTGGATCGACGCGCTCTTCAACTACTTGAGCGTCGTGGACACCGACGAGCGGCGCGCGTTCTGGCCGGCGGACGTGCACTTCATCGCCAAGGACATCCTGTGGTTCCACGCCGTCATCTGGCCGGCGATGCTGATGGCGCTCCAGGACTGCGGCGGGCGCTTCGCGTTTGTGGAACTCCCGAAGACCGTCTACTGCCACGCGTACTGGGTGCGCGAGGGCAAGAAGATGTCCAAGTCTCTGGGCAACTTCGTGACGATCGAGGTGCTCGAGGCGTATGCGGCGAAGTTTGGACTCGACGCGGTGCGGTGGTATCTGCTGACACAGGGCCCCCTGGGGAGCACCGACGCGGACTTCAGCCACGCGAAGTTTGTCGAGGTTTACAACGCGGACCTGGCGAACGGCATCGGAAACTGCGCGAGCCGTGTCTCCAACATGATCGAGAAGTACTTCGGGGGCGAGATGCCGGCGCGCGACGCGGCGCACGATCACGCCGACTACGACTTCGCGGCGCTCGCGCGGAAGGCTTTGGGTGAGGCCGAGCGGGCGCACGACGTGCACGATGTCTCGTCGGCCCTCCTGGCCGGGATCTCGCTTGTGCGAAGCGTGGACTCGTACATCAACACCACAGCCCCCTTCAAACTCGCGAAGACCCTCGAGCAGAACCCTGCGGCGAAGGCCCACCTCGCGACGATCCTGTACACCTGTGCCGAGGCCGTGCGCGTGGCGAGCGTCCTGCTGTCGGAGGCGCTCATCGAGCGCGTGCCCTCGCTATGGCAGGCGTGGGGTTGCACACCCACGTCGGGCGCGACACTGGGTGACTTGTGCACCTTCGGCGGCGCTCACGCCCTGAAGCCCGGCTCGCGCCTCACGAAGTTCGAGGCGCTCTACATGCGGGCCGACCCGTCCGAAGCGCCGCCGGCGTGA
- a CDS encoding N-acetylneuraminate synthase family protein, translated as MHIAGRTIAATPDLATRPFVIAELGVNHDGRVDRALDLVRAAARAGADAVKFQVFEAERLMSRASRLAAYQRAAGESDPVEMLRRLELSFDDLRACVDLAHTLGLAAIATVFSLELVPPAHELAWDAFKTASPDIIHKPLLHALSKTGRPLIVSTGASTPDEIQRAVQWLTPAHDRLAILQCVSSYPTPMEHAELDGILALRAMFDLPVGYSDHTQGIDAACEATRRGACILEKHFTHDTNAKGPDHAASLVEADLARYVARAREGAKVAATTPRSPSPGATKRVIPIEQDVRTVSRQSIVAARSIKAGTPIRRVDLTFKRPGTGLPPFVLQSVLGQIATRDIEGDTLLNQDDLAQRRAIAS; from the coding sequence ATGCACATCGCCGGCCGAACCATCGCCGCCACGCCCGATCTCGCCACTCGTCCATTTGTCATCGCCGAACTCGGCGTGAACCACGACGGGCGCGTCGATCGTGCGCTCGACCTCGTCCGTGCCGCCGCTCGCGCCGGTGCGGACGCCGTCAAGTTCCAGGTCTTCGAAGCCGAGCGTCTCATGAGCCGCGCCTCGCGCCTCGCGGCGTATCAAAGGGCCGCCGGCGAGTCCGACCCCGTCGAGATGCTCCGCCGACTCGAACTCTCTTTCGACGATCTTCGCGCCTGCGTTGATCTCGCCCACACCCTCGGCCTTGCCGCGATCGCCACCGTCTTCTCCCTCGAACTCGTGCCCCCAGCCCATGAACTCGCGTGGGACGCTTTCAAGACCGCCAGTCCCGACATCATCCACAAGCCGCTGCTCCACGCCCTCTCCAAAACAGGGAGGCCCCTCATCGTCAGCACCGGCGCCAGCACGCCCGACGAGATCCAGCGGGCCGTCCAATGGCTCACCCCCGCCCACGATCGCCTCGCGATCTTGCAATGTGTGAGCAGTTACCCCACGCCGATGGAGCACGCGGAACTCGACGGGATCCTCGCGCTCCGCGCGATGTTCGATCTTCCCGTCGGCTACAGCGATCACACCCAGGGCATCGACGCCGCCTGTGAGGCCACGCGTCGCGGCGCGTGCATCCTCGAGAAGCACTTCACCCACGACACAAACGCCAAAGGCCCGGACCACGCCGCGTCACTCGTCGAGGCCGATCTCGCCCGATACGTCGCCCGAGCACGCGAAGGCGCCAAAGTCGCGGCCACAACTCCACGCTCCCCATCGCCAGGCGCAACCAAACGCGTCATCCCCATCGAGCAGGACGTGCGCACGGTCTCTCGCCAGTCCATCGTCGCCGCGCGCAGCATCAAGGCAGGAACACCGATCCGCCGGGTGGATCTCACCTTCAAGCGCCCCGGCACAGGACTCCCGCCCTTCGTACTCCAGAGTGTTCTCGGCCAGATCGCCACGCGCGATATCGAGGGCGACACGCTACTGAATCAGGACGATCTCGCCCAGAGGCGCGCGATCGCGTCCTGA
- a CDS encoding acylneuraminate cytidylyltransferase family protein: MTTPAPTPAIAIILGRGGSKGLPRKNLLPIVGRPCVEWTIRHAHASKRVGLVTLSSDDAEMRHLATTLGVLALDRPPHLASDTARVDDAARHAHTEILNNAPLRERHPWLGDSAPVVILYANVPIRPADATDRALDTLTSTRCDSVQSYQPVGKHHPWWTARVDPDTASVRPWEGEILNHNIFRRQDLPPAFIPDGGVIALTPDALHLRIPNVADGPHAFFGRDRRGIINPEGSVVDIDTRIDLLVAEAMLKGAT; encoded by the coding sequence ATGACCACCCCCGCCCCAACCCCCGCCATCGCCATCATCCTCGGACGCGGCGGGAGCAAGGGACTACCACGCAAGAACCTCCTCCCCATCGTCGGCCGACCCTGCGTCGAGTGGACCATCCGCCACGCGCACGCCTCCAAGCGCGTCGGCCTCGTCACGCTCTCATCGGACGATGCCGAGATGCGACATCTCGCCACGACACTCGGCGTGCTCGCCCTCGATCGCCCGCCCCACCTCGCCAGCGACACGGCCCGAGTCGATGATGCCGCCCGCCACGCCCACACAGAAATCCTCAACAACGCCCCACTCCGCGAACGCCACCCCTGGCTAGGCGACTCGGCTCCCGTCGTCATCCTCTACGCCAACGTCCCCATCCGTCCCGCCGACGCCACCGATCGCGCGCTCGACACGCTCACGAGCACGCGCTGCGACTCCGTCCAGTCCTATCAGCCCGTCGGCAAGCACCACCCGTGGTGGACCGCCCGCGTCGATCCAGACACCGCATCCGTCCGCCCCTGGGAGGGCGAGATCCTCAACCACAATATCTTCCGCCGTCAGGATCTCCCCCCGGCATTCATCCCCGACGGCGGCGTCATCGCCCTTACCCCTGACGCGTTGCATCTGCGCATTCCCAACGTCGCCGATGGCCCGCACGCGTTCTTTGGCCGCGACCGCCGGGGCATCATCAATCCCGAAGGCTCCGTGGTCGATATCGACACCAGAATCGATCTCCTCGTCGCCGAAGCCATGCTGAAAGGCGCCACCTGA